In Afipia sp. GAS231, a single window of DNA contains:
- a CDS encoding M48 family metalloprotease — MAVHGYITHAAHNRRWTAWLVLGYILAFELIGAFAATMVLLKWDHEHTIISNPLGYAVRYAVPIAIVAGLIFWRMYRGHAKAVTRELGVRIVTRQDEPRFVQIAEEQCTALGVRLPRFGIIETSEPNAVTVGEGPNRGLIAVTRGLLERLDDDELAAVLAHEASHIRLGDTKLLAANHALMRTAVIMQMNNPLRFESWRQMLVPLIFPPFMLVMLASSAVTAMSMQLARVARRGLKLGRDYIADGEAIRVTHFPEALISAIAKIGGRGAFEGSYRVEAMLFDGIADHAEGSHPTARDRIDAIAELGGELMNPARQRRDTRTLAAPAFGRRGRMAAMTYPGMLAAIAYPRDAQGKPLEQPQRPAQNLLLMYFNDREAFRRWHDAAIAWTEWELRERRNILGLTSKLMIPLALTWAALLFIYWPKDGNLSKLMNVFNPAQVVELGRAMNSGPACYGPSYPDGCKGANGATMVQLDSPKQVGAPAANVVAPAERKAPASGTFNNSSAAQGYDPDWQSPNILQVLLIAFGIMLFRKPDLLRKILGSFETPTTDLSEFRRFDADEANKSATPSQPTWNAAEPVRHAPPPGPASFGRRK; from the coding sequence ATGGCGGTTCACGGCTACATCACGCACGCCGCGCATAACCGGCGTTGGACTGCCTGGCTGGTGCTGGGTTATATCCTGGCGTTCGAGCTGATCGGCGCCTTTGCGGCAACGATGGTCCTGCTCAAGTGGGACCATGAGCATACCATCATCTCCAACCCGCTCGGATATGCGGTCCGCTACGCGGTGCCGATCGCGATCGTGGCCGGACTGATATTCTGGCGTATGTACCGCGGTCACGCCAAGGCCGTGACGCGCGAACTCGGTGTGCGGATCGTGACGCGCCAGGACGAGCCTCGCTTCGTCCAGATCGCCGAGGAGCAATGCACCGCGCTCGGCGTCCGTCTCCCCCGCTTCGGAATTATCGAAACCAGCGAGCCCAACGCGGTGACCGTGGGCGAAGGGCCGAACCGGGGCCTGATCGCGGTCACGCGTGGCCTTCTCGAACGGCTCGACGACGACGAGCTTGCGGCGGTGCTGGCCCATGAAGCCTCGCATATCCGCCTCGGCGATACCAAGCTGTTGGCCGCCAACCACGCGCTGATGCGCACCGCCGTGATCATGCAGATGAACAATCCGCTGCGGTTCGAAAGCTGGCGGCAGATGCTCGTTCCGCTGATCTTTCCGCCCTTCATGCTGGTGATGCTGGCGAGCAGCGCGGTGACGGCGATGTCGATGCAGCTCGCTCGCGTGGCGCGGCGCGGCCTGAAACTGGGCCGCGACTACATCGCCGACGGCGAAGCCATCCGCGTCACGCATTTCCCCGAAGCCCTGATCAGCGCGATCGCGAAGATCGGCGGCCGCGGCGCCTTCGAGGGCAGCTATCGCGTCGAGGCCATGCTGTTCGACGGGATTGCCGATCATGCGGAGGGCAGCCATCCGACCGCCAGGGACCGTATCGATGCCATCGCCGAGCTCGGCGGCGAACTGATGAATCCGGCGCGGCAGCGCCGCGACACCCGCACCCTTGCGGCACCGGCGTTCGGCCGGCGCGGGCGTATGGCCGCGATGACCTATCCGGGTATGTTGGCCGCGATCGCCTATCCGCGCGATGCCCAGGGCAAGCCGCTGGAGCAACCGCAGCGGCCGGCGCAAAACCTGTTGCTGATGTATTTCAACGACCGCGAGGCCTTCCGGCGATGGCACGATGCCGCCATCGCCTGGACCGAATGGGAGTTGCGCGAGCGCCGCAACATCCTCGGCCTGACGTCCAAGTTGATGATCCCGCTCGCTTTGACATGGGCGGCCTTGCTGTTCATCTACTGGCCCAAGGACGGAAACCTGTCGAAGCTGATGAACGTGTTCAACCCGGCGCAGGTGGTGGAGCTCGGCCGCGCGATGAATTCCGGTCCAGCTTGCTATGGGCCATCCTACCCGGACGGATGTAAGGGCGCCAACGGTGCAACGATGGTGCAGTTAGATTCACCGAAGCAGGTCGGTGCGCCGGCGGCGAACGTCGTCGCGCCGGCTGAGCGCAAAGCGCCTGCGAGCGGCACCTTCAACAACAGTTCGGCAGCACAAGGCTACGATCCGGATTGGCAATCGCCGAATATCCTCCAGGTCCTGCTGATCGCCTTCGGTATCATGCTCTTCAGGAAGCCCGACCTGCTCCGCAAGATCCTTGGCTCTTTCGAAACGCCCACGACCGATCTCAGCGAATTCCGCAGGTTTGATGCCGATGAGGCCAACAAATCCGCGACACCCTCGCAACCGACGTGGAACGCGGCGGAGCCGGTGCGTCACGCGCCACCGCCGGGACCGGCCAGCTTCGGACGCCGGAAATGA
- a CDS encoding LemA family protein: protein MAATDQTFLQAIDFSGRMVRAANFALDQWWMFLLAGAALWLVLKIRSQHALIGQLDERADAAYGDVDALLIERHTLIGNLVEVVRAFATKEHDVIRDVLDARIDALEALGSGGGGVIRSETQIANVLQNLFTVSEKYPELASAAHYGTLRNDLIRIEDRITAARKFYNLAVEELNSVCRAFPANFIAMITKNPPREKFTLGERRAEFAEPVKVSL, encoded by the coding sequence ATGGCTGCAACAGACCAGACTTTCCTGCAGGCGATCGATTTTTCGGGTCGTATGGTTCGGGCTGCCAACTTCGCGCTCGACCAGTGGTGGATGTTCCTGCTGGCCGGCGCCGCGCTGTGGCTGGTCCTGAAAATCCGCTCGCAGCATGCGTTGATCGGCCAGCTCGACGAGCGCGCGGATGCCGCCTACGGCGACGTCGACGCGCTGCTGATCGAACGCCATACCTTGATCGGCAATCTGGTCGAAGTCGTCCGCGCCTTTGCGACGAAAGAACATGACGTGATCCGGGATGTGCTCGACGCCCGTATCGACGCGCTGGAAGCGCTCGGCAGCGGCGGTGGCGGCGTGATCCGCAGCGAGACCCAGATCGCCAACGTGCTGCAAAATCTCTTTACCGTTAGCGAAAAGTATCCGGAGCTTGCCAGCGCCGCGCATTACGGCACCTTGCGCAATGACCTGATCCGAATCGAAGATCGCATCACCGCAGCGCGCAAGTTCTACAATCTGGCGGTCGAGGAATTGAATTCGGTCTGCCGCGCCTTCCCGGCCAATTTCATCGCGATGATCACCAAAAACCCTCCGCGCGAAAAATTCACGCTCGGTGAACGCCGCGCCGAATTCGCGGAGCCGGTCAAGGTCTCTCTCTGA
- a CDS encoding MBL fold metallo-hydrolase, with protein MPLWTCEQCGAQFPDSATPPAACLICEDERQYVNWKGQTWLTSEELAKRHRLMWRDDLGLAGIGLEPGFAIGQRALLVPTGDGCVMWDCVPLVTPEAIEYVRSLGGLKAIAVSHPHFYGAVADWSEAFGGVPVYLHGDDRAFVTRAYPAIVPWSGDSHRLSDDILLVRTGGHFSGATILHWGAGASGRGALLTGDVAMVASDRRHLSFMYSYPNYIPMNATAVTRIARAVAPLTFDRIYGAWWGRNISSDGKAAFEMSVRRYLAAISDQENLSI; from the coding sequence ATGCCCCTCTGGACCTGCGAACAATGCGGTGCCCAGTTTCCCGACAGCGCCACGCCGCCGGCGGCGTGTTTGATCTGCGAGGACGAGCGGCAATACGTGAACTGGAAGGGCCAGACCTGGCTCACAAGCGAGGAACTGGCGAAGCGACATAGACTGATGTGGCGCGACGATCTCGGCCTTGCCGGCATTGGCCTTGAGCCGGGCTTTGCGATCGGGCAACGCGCGCTGCTGGTACCTACGGGCGATGGCTGCGTGATGTGGGATTGCGTGCCGCTGGTGACTCCGGAAGCGATCGAATATGTCCGCTCGCTCGGCGGGCTGAAGGCGATTGCGGTGTCGCATCCGCATTTTTATGGCGCGGTCGCCGACTGGAGCGAGGCGTTCGGCGGCGTGCCGGTCTATCTGCATGGCGACGATCGCGCTTTCGTTACGCGCGCCTATCCCGCCATCGTGCCGTGGAGCGGCGATAGCCACAGGCTGTCGGACGACATCCTTCTGGTGCGGACCGGCGGCCATTTTTCCGGTGCCACCATCCTGCATTGGGGCGCAGGCGCCAGCGGCCGGGGCGCATTGCTGACGGGCGATGTTGCGATGGTGGCATCCGACCGCCGGCACCTCAGCTTCATGTACAGCTACCCGAACTACATTCCCATGAACGCAACGGCAGTGACGAGAATTGCGCGCGCGGTCGCGCCGCTTACGTTCGATCGCATCTATGGCGCGTGGTGGGGCCGCAATATCAGCTCGGACGGCAAGGCGGCCTTCGAGATGTCCGTTCGGCGCTATCTTGCGGCGATCTCCGATCAGGAAAATCTGTCTATTTGA
- a CDS encoding 2Fe-2S iron-sulfur cluster-binding protein codes for MMRKICKVTVNDEPFLANCGDLLLDWALMNGVDLPHDCRSGVCGTCRVRLVDGEVFGGHLPGDDMIHACQARIISDIGITTEAAPDQVTLPARVAKIVRLAPDVAGVDVELAKPLDFLPGQYCKLQFRGFPARSYSPTYPLEGPPNDRVLHFHVRRLTGGKVSSALGREIQTGHRVRLTGPFGSAFFREGHAGRVVLVASGTGFAPMWSVATAAILERPQRELVFVVAARNIRSLYMHAALCRLALFPNVTLIPVVSEPQDISRAVRSGRPTDHLPRLTPDDVVYTAGAPAMTESVAGIAREAGARCYADPFVPDGEAPEQASLMTRFGGWFSETRSNPIPLQPAQEERVERKLAGTARVHR; via the coding sequence ATGATGCGAAAGATCTGCAAGGTTACCGTCAACGACGAGCCGTTTCTCGCCAACTGCGGCGACCTGTTGCTCGACTGGGCGTTGATGAACGGCGTCGACCTGCCGCACGACTGTCGCTCCGGCGTCTGTGGCACCTGCCGCGTGCGCCTCGTTGACGGCGAAGTATTCGGCGGCCATCTGCCGGGCGACGACATGATCCACGCCTGCCAGGCGCGGATCATCTCCGATATCGGGATCACCACCGAGGCCGCGCCCGACCAGGTCACCCTGCCGGCGCGCGTGGCAAAAATCGTTCGCCTCGCACCAGACGTCGCCGGCGTCGACGTGGAACTGGCGAAGCCGCTGGATTTCCTTCCCGGCCAATATTGCAAGCTGCAGTTTCGCGGATTTCCGGCAAGGTCTTACAGCCCGACCTATCCGCTGGAAGGCCCCCCGAATGACCGCGTGCTGCACTTTCATGTCCGCAGGCTGACGGGTGGCAAGGTATCCTCGGCACTGGGCCGCGAGATCCAAACCGGACACCGCGTCAGGCTGACGGGCCCGTTCGGCAGTGCCTTTTTCCGGGAAGGCCATGCCGGCCGCGTTGTTCTCGTCGCCAGCGGCACCGGCTTCGCTCCGATGTGGTCTGTCGCCACCGCCGCGATCCTGGAGCGCCCGCAACGCGAATTGGTCTTTGTGGTCGCGGCGCGGAACATCCGGTCGCTCTACATGCACGCTGCACTGTGCCGGCTGGCGCTGTTTCCCAACGTCACCCTCATTCCTGTGGTGTCGGAACCGCAGGACATCTCGCGCGCCGTTCGCAGCGGCAGGCCGACCGATCACTTGCCAAGGCTGACACCGGATGACGTGGTCTATACCGCCGGCGCGCCTGCCATGACCGAAAGCGTGGCTGGCATCGCGAGAGAGGCCGGCGCCCGATGCTACGCCGACCCCTTTGTGCCTGACGGAGAAGCCCCCGAACAGGCCTCCTTGATGACGCGCTTCGGCGGCTGGTTCAGCGAAACCCGAAGCAATCCGATCCCGTTGCAGCCGGCGCAGGAGGAACGCGTCGAACGCAAGCTGGCTGGAACGGCCAGAGTGCACCGCTAG
- a CDS encoding ethylbenzene dehydrogenase-related protein: MRHRKTDYGTIILHWLFVAAFAVALFSGLRIATESPDRTWINLFDVFLPRDSVWTAHMQAAVVLVAVALGYTIYMIRSGLGRRVQLDGVRLRGLFSRGQARLSAVNALLYWIFFVSMLTLLLSGGLLYFGFYSGYDVAMLHWVGTWVILAFVVLHIVAQFRIGGAAQLLRIFRPAPLPAPPPRLDAVELLGMLAEQSARMRQPPPGFNPPSSEPKPAAPAKTRPAKSRSPTLQANAFVVAAAVAITGASAIVAADRLTVDHLQVHRINSANAPLLDGDTSDRAWRGITPFSLVTGEGGNFDGKGESRIDIRAVHDGTWAYFLFTWEDPTRSLKHLPLVKEADGWHLLRAGYDIGDEHDYNEDKFSVLLTTSDGTLAGDRTFHAGPHPIPNAPATMTGRGLHFTESGYVDVWQWKATSGGPTGGMDDAHIGPPVDPTPMQAANIIPYRGGFAPDPGTVNYRDNFTVDADNSSGITKSRLIAPLRLPRVVAETTAAMGHIDLDPNHGESEGARWFMTEAETVPYSADADARLPIGTVIPGVIVDGEFSGDRADVRCAARWASGHWALEVARRIDTGSEYDVPIRSGVFMRVAAFDHSQIRHTRHVRPIRLEVE; the protein is encoded by the coding sequence GTGAGGCATCGCAAGACAGACTATGGAACGATCATCCTGCACTGGTTGTTCGTCGCGGCATTCGCCGTGGCGCTATTCAGCGGCTTGCGCATCGCAACGGAGTCACCCGACCGAACCTGGATCAATCTGTTCGACGTCTTCCTGCCGCGCGACAGCGTGTGGACCGCGCATATGCAGGCTGCCGTCGTGCTGGTCGCGGTCGCGCTCGGCTACACCATTTACATGATCAGGTCCGGCCTCGGACGGCGCGTCCAGCTCGACGGGGTTCGCCTGCGCGGCCTTTTCAGCCGCGGTCAGGCGAGGCTGAGTGCCGTGAATGCGCTGCTCTACTGGATATTCTTTGTGTCGATGCTGACGCTGCTGCTCAGCGGCGGTCTGCTGTATTTCGGCTTTTACTCCGGCTACGACGTGGCGATGCTGCACTGGGTCGGGACCTGGGTGATCCTGGCCTTCGTCGTGCTTCATATCGTGGCTCAATTCAGGATCGGCGGCGCAGCGCAGCTGTTGCGTATCTTTCGCCCTGCCCCGCTGCCGGCGCCACCGCCGCGGCTCGATGCCGTCGAATTGCTCGGCATGCTGGCCGAACAATCGGCGCGGATGCGACAGCCACCGCCAGGGTTCAATCCGCCGTCATCTGAACCAAAGCCCGCCGCACCTGCCAAAACCCGCCCCGCAAAATCGAGAAGCCCGACGCTGCAGGCCAATGCCTTCGTGGTCGCGGCGGCCGTGGCGATCACCGGCGCTTCGGCGATCGTGGCGGCGGATCGATTGACCGTCGACCATCTGCAGGTCCACCGCATCAACTCAGCCAATGCACCGCTGCTGGACGGCGACACTTCCGACCGCGCTTGGCGCGGCATCACGCCATTCTCGCTGGTGACCGGCGAAGGCGGAAATTTCGACGGTAAAGGCGAATCCAGAATCGATATCCGCGCTGTGCATGACGGGACCTGGGCGTATTTCCTCTTCACATGGGAAGACCCGACGCGCTCGCTGAAACATCTGCCGCTGGTCAAGGAGGCCGATGGATGGCACCTGCTCCGCGCCGGTTATGACATCGGCGACGAGCATGACTACAACGAGGACAAATTCTCGGTGCTGCTGACCACGTCCGATGGCACGCTGGCGGGAGACCGCACCTTTCACGCCGGACCGCATCCGATCCCGAACGCGCCGGCCACCATGACCGGCCGCGGGCTGCATTTCACAGAATCCGGCTATGTCGACGTCTGGCAGTGGAAGGCGACCAGCGGCGGCCCGACCGGCGGGATGGACGACGCCCATATCGGACCGCCGGTGGATCCGACGCCGATGCAGGCGGCCAACATCATTCCCTACAGAGGCGGCTTCGCCCCGGACCCCGGCACGGTCAACTACCGGGACAATTTCACGGTCGACGCCGACAACAGCAGCGGCATCACCAAGAGCCGCCTGATCGCGCCGCTCCGCCTGCCCAGGGTGGTTGCGGAAACGACAGCAGCGATGGGCCATATCGACCTCGACCCCAACCACGGCGAGAGCGAAGGCGCACGCTGGTTCATGACCGAAGCGGAAACCGTTCCCTATTCCGCAGATGCCGACGCCCGGCTTCCGATCGGCACGGTGATCCCCGGCGTCATCGTGGACGGCGAGTTCTCCGGCGACCGCGCCGACGTCAGATGCGCCGCGCGCTGGGCTTCCGGTCACTGGGCGCTCGAAGTCGCGCGTCGGATCGATACCGGCAGCGAATATGACGTACCGATCCGCAGTGGCGTCTTCATGCGGGTCGCAGCCTTCGATCACAGCCAGATCCGGCACACGCGGCATGTCCGCCCCATTCGTCTCGAGGTGGAATGA